The proteins below are encoded in one region of Pseudonocardia sp. DSM 110487:
- a CDS encoding MarR family winged helix-turn-helix transcriptional regulator, with amino-acid sequence MSRRLPSLGGQERPANLAVLMREAFVALNDRVLTGLAEHGHGEVRPAHGAVFQYIDDTGTTVSLLAERAQMTKQAMAELVKHLETHGYVRRVPDPTDRRAKLVVPTERGHDVIAVAQGLVPAIEEEVGKILGADRVRHLRADLEVIRRAIPSEPKVR; translated from the coding sequence ATGTCAAGGCGTCTGCCCAGCCTGGGCGGGCAGGAGCGGCCGGCGAACCTCGCGGTCCTCATGCGCGAGGCGTTCGTGGCGCTCAACGACCGCGTCCTCACCGGGCTCGCCGAACACGGGCACGGTGAGGTACGACCGGCGCACGGCGCGGTCTTCCAGTACATCGACGACACCGGCACGACGGTGAGCCTGCTCGCCGAGCGGGCACAGATGACCAAGCAGGCGATGGCGGAGCTGGTCAAGCACCTCGAGACGCACGGCTATGTGCGGCGCGTTCCCGACCCGACAGACCGGCGCGCGAAGCTCGTCGTTCCGACGGAGCGTGGCCACGACGTGATCGCCGTCGCCCAAGGGCTGGTCCCCGCGATCGAGGAGGAGGTCGGCAAGATCCTCGGCGCCGACCGCGTACGCCACCTGCGCGCCGACCTGGAGGTCATCCGCCGCGCGATCCCCTCCGAACCCAAAGTCCGATGA
- a CDS encoding cupin domain-containing protein: MIRTGLDEITVLATSSQTGGALFAMQIRMPPGGGPPVMHRHDPGEVYYVQSGEFTFYIGGADDPDRRRVTARAGDAVPLAGRTPHTVRNESSEDAVAFVVHAPGAPMEGFLRAVAALEGRPGIDEVLVVAERNGIELLGPIP; encoded by the coding sequence ATGATCCGTACCGGACTGGACGAGATCACCGTCCTCGCCACCAGCTCCCAGACCGGCGGCGCCCTGTTCGCCATGCAGATCCGAATGCCACCCGGCGGTGGCCCACCGGTGATGCACCGCCACGACCCCGGCGAGGTCTACTACGTGCAGAGCGGCGAGTTCACCTTCTACATCGGGGGAGCCGACGACCCCGACCGCCGCCGCGTGACGGCCCGCGCCGGCGACGCCGTCCCGCTCGCGGGCCGCACGCCGCACACGGTCCGCAACGAATCATCCGAGGACGCCGTCGCGTTCGTCGTGCACGCGCCCGGCGCCCCGATGGAGGGGTTCCTGCGCGCGGTCGCCGCGCTCGAAGGCCGGCCGGGCATTGACGAAGTCCTCGTCGTTGCAGAGCGGAACGGGATCGAGCTACTCGGCCCGATCCCCTGA
- a CDS encoding helix-turn-helix domain-containing GNAT family N-acetyltransferase, with the protein MSVAARTVARVREFNRFYTRVIGVLEAGVLGTPYSLTEARVLFELAHRDEMSASELRGLLGLDAGYLSRILRRFETDGLVVREAARDDGRRQVVRLTSHGRTAYEHIDGEQVRATERLLEPLDPEARRRLVAAMDCIRRALDAPLPRTVVLRGPEAGELGWIISQHAPQEAEAARLVAAFACRTDPRESAWIAEVDGAPVGCALCLADDAEPGAARLGLLLVEPAARGAGIGSRLVAECVRAARCAGFDRIVAHAPRESAAGRVLQRSGFEPHGNAWTRGLAEGSGDRAE; encoded by the coding sequence ATGTCCGTGGCGGCGCGCACGGTGGCGCGGGTACGCGAGTTCAACCGCTTCTACACACGGGTGATCGGCGTGCTCGAGGCCGGTGTCCTCGGCACGCCGTACTCGCTCACCGAGGCCCGCGTGTTGTTCGAGCTGGCACATCGCGACGAGATGAGCGCGTCCGAGCTGCGCGGGCTCCTGGGGCTCGACGCCGGCTACCTCAGCCGGATCCTCCGCCGGTTCGAGACCGACGGGCTCGTCGTGCGCGAGGCGGCGCGAGACGACGGGCGGCGCCAGGTCGTGCGCCTGACCTCCCATGGCCGGACCGCGTACGAGCACATCGACGGCGAGCAGGTCCGCGCCACCGAGCGGCTGCTCGAGCCGCTCGACCCGGAAGCGCGGCGGCGGCTCGTGGCCGCGATGGACTGCATCCGCCGAGCGCTCGATGCACCGCTCCCCCGCACCGTCGTGCTGCGCGGGCCCGAGGCCGGCGAGCTGGGATGGATCATCTCCCAGCACGCTCCGCAGGAGGCCGAGGCGGCCAGGCTCGTGGCCGCCTTCGCCTGCCGGACCGACCCGCGGGAGTCGGCGTGGATCGCCGAGGTCGACGGCGCGCCGGTCGGGTGTGCGTTGTGCCTCGCCGACGACGCCGAGCCGGGCGCTGCCCGGCTCGGGTTGCTGCTCGTCGAGCCGGCGGCACGGGGCGCCGGGATCGGCTCCCGGCTCGTGGCGGAGTGCGTGCGGGCCGCCCGCTGCGCCGGGTTCGACCGGATTGTCGCCCATGCGCCCCGGGAGTCCGCCGCCGGACGCGTCCTCCAGCGATCAGGCTTCGAGCCGCACGGGAACGCATGGACCCGCGGGCTCGCGGAGGGCTCAGGGGATCGGGCCGAGTAG
- a CDS encoding AsnC family protein codes for MSRDAWREALAAWGRLSGRPGSGEEALGALSDIGVLRRFLDQAELEAVRVARRDRKSWAEIATRLGVSRQSAWERWKDLDEEPSPPPPARTRVAVPNVVGMSWPVAQHRLLEESLHAVIADPAPMPFLGPEAADFHVVEQKPVAGESVASHSEVTVWLYRGPGSAGDRSPLEPPPDPRARRGAVDEETGESVH; via the coding sequence ATGTCGCGAGACGCCTGGCGCGAGGCACTTGCGGCGTGGGGGCGCCTCTCCGGGCGACCCGGCTCGGGGGAGGAGGCGCTAGGCGCGCTGTCCGACATCGGCGTCCTCCGCAGGTTCCTGGACCAGGCCGAGCTCGAGGCGGTCCGGGTCGCCCGGCGCGACCGGAAGTCGTGGGCCGAGATCGCCACGCGCCTCGGCGTGTCCCGGCAGTCGGCGTGGGAGCGCTGGAAGGACCTCGACGAGGAGCCGAGCCCGCCGCCACCTGCGCGCACGCGGGTGGCGGTCCCGAACGTGGTCGGCATGTCATGGCCGGTCGCGCAGCACCGGCTCCTCGAGGAGAGCCTGCACGCGGTCATCGCGGATCCGGCGCCGATGCCGTTCCTCGGGCCCGAAGCCGCCGACTTTCACGTGGTCGAGCAGAAGCCCGTTGCCGGTGAAAGTGTCGCGTCACATTCGGAGGTGACCGTCTGGCTCTACCGCGGTCCAGGATCCGCGGGCGATCGCTCCCCGCTGGAGCCTCCGCCCGACCCTCGGGCCCGTCGTGGAGCCGTGGACGAGGAGACGGGCGAGAGCGTGCACTGA
- a CDS encoding helix-turn-helix domain-containing protein → MSSIAKVNPMIAFARIGGKTTVHLRGPETQATTATCPSGAEFFGAELRIGAYLPMFPPARIANMQDGILPTLPNGRILIDNQPWEMPTPQNLDVFVDHLERAGLLVFDPLVEELRHVGTVGNVPERTAQSRFVRAVGLPRRKVQVIERARRAAELLRAGVSIPDVVCDAGYYDQPHLTRALRQLIGQTPAEVARGGRYFAL, encoded by the coding sequence ATGAGCTCGATCGCGAAGGTCAACCCGATGATCGCGTTCGCGCGGATCGGCGGTAAAACGACGGTGCACCTGCGTGGGCCGGAGACGCAGGCTACGACGGCGACGTGCCCGTCCGGTGCGGAGTTCTTCGGAGCCGAGCTCCGCATCGGCGCGTACCTGCCGATGTTCCCTCCCGCCCGCATCGCCAACATGCAGGACGGCATCCTGCCGACCTTGCCCAATGGTCGGATCCTGATCGACAACCAGCCATGGGAGATGCCGACACCGCAGAACCTCGACGTCTTCGTCGACCACCTGGAGCGCGCAGGCCTGCTGGTCTTCGATCCGCTGGTCGAGGAGCTCCGGCACGTCGGCACCGTCGGCAACGTGCCGGAGCGAACCGCGCAGAGCCGGTTCGTCCGGGCCGTCGGGCTGCCGCGACGGAAGGTGCAGGTCATCGAGCGTGCGCGGCGCGCTGCCGAGCTGTTGAGGGCGGGTGTGTCGATCCCGGACGTGGTCTGCGATGCCGGGTACTACGACCAGCCGCATCTGACCAGGGCGCTTCGGCAGCTGATCGGCCAGACGCCTGCCGAGGTTGCGCGGGGCGGGCGGTACTTCGCCCTCTGA
- a CDS encoding dihydrofolate reductase family protein — protein sequence MRKLVESTYLSLDGKVDGEGFWAAQMQYRDTYDEHAAKLLEPAEALVLGRATFEVFAATWPGQTGQLADKLNAMPKYVASRTLADAGWNAEILRGDAVGEVAKLKESGNGTLLKYGTGPLSRALLEGGQLDELHLWVFPFIVGSGESLLPGIMTTHLHLADVTELGKGCVVLTYTPKK from the coding sequence ATGAGGAAGCTGGTCGAATCGACGTACCTCTCACTCGACGGAAAGGTCGACGGCGAGGGCTTCTGGGCCGCCCAGATGCAGTACCGGGACACCTATGACGAGCACGCCGCGAAGCTGCTCGAACCCGCCGAGGCGCTCGTGCTCGGCAGGGCGACCTTCGAGGTCTTCGCGGCGACGTGGCCCGGCCAGACGGGCCAGCTGGCCGACAAGCTCAACGCGATGCCGAAGTACGTCGCCTCGCGCACGCTGGCCGATGCCGGCTGGAACGCCGAGATCCTGCGGGGTGACGCCGTGGGGGAGGTCGCCAAGCTCAAGGAGTCCGGCAATGGCACGCTGCTGAAGTACGGAACCGGTCCGTTGAGCCGGGCCCTGCTCGAAGGCGGACAGCTCGACGAGCTGCACCTCTGGGTGTTCCCCTTCATCGTGGGCTCCGGCGAGAGCCTCCTGCCCGGGATCATGACCACGCACCTGCACCTGGCGGACGTGACCGAGCTCGGTAAGGGCTGTGTGGTGCTGACCTACACGCCCAAGAAGTAG
- a CDS encoding YciI family protein, which yields MKYVVLIHSNPRPWGHPTSDFVAEHQALPKERRDELQADFEELLTKMQADGELLGGEALADPATARLYRWADGEQVAVDGPYSEAREHLAGFFLIDVDAERIEEIGRRFSGPGETVEIRPAMWPGGGES from the coding sequence ATGAAGTACGTGGTGCTGATCCACTCCAATCCCCGACCGTGGGGCCATCCGACGAGCGACTTCGTTGCCGAGCACCAGGCGTTGCCGAAGGAGCGGCGGGACGAGCTGCAGGCTGACTTCGAGGAGTTGCTCACGAAGATGCAGGCCGACGGCGAGCTGCTCGGGGGCGAGGCATTGGCCGATCCCGCGACAGCGCGTTTGTACCGCTGGGCCGACGGGGAGCAGGTCGCTGTGGACGGACCATACTCCGAGGCGCGTGAGCACCTGGCCGGCTTCTTCCTGATCGACGTCGACGCGGAGCGGATCGAGGAGATCGGACGCCGGTTCAGCGGGCCGGGCGAGACCGTGGAGATCCGGCCGGCCATGTGGCCGGGCGGCGGGGAGTCCTGA